The genome window AGAAAAAGTCAGGTTTAATAGAGGTCAAAATACAATGCCAAGTCTAGGAATAATGGATAGTCAAAGTGTACGATGGGGAAACAATCGTTACTTAAATAGTTTTGATGGCAATAAAAAAGTAAAAGGAATTAAACGGCATATTGTGGTTGATAAAAATGGGTTTCTTTTGGCAATAATGGTAACAGTTGCCAATGTCCATGATAGTAAAGCGGCAGATTTACTAATGAGGACGCTTCACTATTTTTTATGTCCTATAAAAGTAATCCTTGCCGATGGTGGTTACAGAGGCGAAGTGATTGAAAACATAAAAAATAAATTTGGCTATATTATTCAAGTGGTAATGCGTTCAGATGATAGAAAAATAGGGTTTAAACCTATACATAAAAGATGGATTGTAGAGAGAACATTCTCTTGGTTTGACAACGACCGAAGATTATGTAGAAATTATGAACTACTTTTTGAAACATCCGAGAATATGGTCAAAATTTCAACTATAAAATTATTATTGAATAAAATTTAAACAGGCTCTAAGTTTCATTTCCATAGAATTGGTCTGAATACCCTGGATAAATATTTTTTAAACAGGGTATTCTAAAAAACACTGCCATTTACAGAAATATATTCGTTAAAAAGTGATCCGGATTTATTTTAAATTGGTTAGTATGAAGCCCTGTTGATGCTGACACACGCAGGGCTTCTTTATGTAATAACTTTAATATTATTTAATTATTGGTTGTCTTTTTTTTAAACCTAAATTTCTATCCTTCTTAGATTCAAGTAATAAATGCAACGTGAAAAAAAACTCTAGTGTTATTCTTTTGACCTAGGTCAAAAGAATAACACTAGAGTTGGCGAAAAAATCATCATATCTTTGGGTTGCAACACTCAAAATAGATGGCACATTTAACGTTAGAACAAAGATACAAAATAGAAGTATATAGAAATGCCGGTATCAGTATTTCCGAAATTGCTGAATTGGTAGATAAAAACAAATCAGTTATTTCTCGAGAAATAAAACGTAATTCTGATCAAAGAAGTGGTGTTTATAAAGCTGTTTTGGCGGATAAAAAAGCTTTAAACAGGCATAAGGTTAAGATCAAAAAATGCACTTTAACCTCAGAAGTTGAAGCAAATATTTTGTTTTATTTAAAGCAAGATTACAGTCCTGAACAAATTGTTGGCAGAGCAAAAATTGACAAAAGAGCAATGGTTTCTAAAGAAAGAATCTATCAATATATTTGGGAAAATAAACGCAAAGGAGGACTCTTATATAAACATCTTAGGACCAAGGGTAAAAAGTATAAAAAAAGAGGACATTTAAAGGATAAAAGAGGACTTATTATTGGTAGGGTCGATATTAGCGAGCGTCCAAAGATTGTAGAAAAGAAAAGTAGATTGGGCGATTTAGAGATTGATTTGGTCATTGGTAAGAATCACAAAGGAGCGTTACTAACTATCAATGACAGAGCCTCTGGAATACTTTTTATGGGAAAAGTAGAAAGCAAAGAAGCTAGTGCAATACAGCAGAAAACAATTGAATTATTGAAAGATTGGAAACCAATAATCAAGACCATTACTTCGGATAATGGAAAGGAATTTGCCAATCATCGGGCCATTGCAGAAGATTTAGATATCGATTATTATTTTGCCAAACCCTACCATAGCTGGGAACGAGGAGCCAATGAAAATTTAAACGGATTAATAAGACAATATTTTCCTAAAAAATCTAACTTTGAAAACATCGAAGAACAACAAATAAAAACAGTAGTTAATACATTAAACAACAGACCCAGAAAAAGATTTGGCTATAAAACACCTAATGAAATTTTCGCCGAAAAAATCAATAAATTGAATACTGTTGCATTTATATGTTGAATCCACCCTTAATATATGAAGCCAAAATATATTTTAGAAAACTACGACAGGATATTAAAAGAAATCAAAAATCCAAAGATTATTTTTAGCAATGATTTAACTCCTTTTCTAGAAAATTTTACTTCTCAAAGCTTTCTAATTTATTAAAAAACAGACAAATTAAATACAAAATGTAACTTAACTAGAGGTATAGTTTTTGTTTGTATATCCACTGCTCCATTTATTTTTTTTCATTTCTCCAGGATAATATAACAATTACAAGTTAGTTCTGTAAAATTAAAAACTCACTTCTTCTGTTCTTCAAATGTTCTTCTTCAGAACATTTAACACCGTCTTTACATTTATTTATTAATTTACTTTCGCCAAATCCTTTACCTTTTAATCTATCAGCAGTGATTCCTTTTTGAACCAGCCATGCCATAATCGATTTGGCTCTTTTATCAGATAAAACAAGATTTGATTTTGTCGATGATCTGCTATCGGTATGTGAACGGATTTCGATTTTCATCTGTGGATATTCCTGCATTACGGCTAGAATTTTCTCTAGCTCAATTGCTGCTTTATCTGTTATATTCCATTTTGCTAAATCAAAATAAATCATCGAAATATTTAGTATTTTAGCTAAATCTGTTCCTGCTTTGATTCCTTTTATTTCTGGAATTTCTATCGTAGTAATTTTCTCTTTTTCTAAAGTAAAATCTAATTTATTTTCAATATTTGTTGAAATTGTAATCTGGCTTTCTTTGACTGGATAGCCTTTTCTTTCCACTTTAACCGAATACTTTTTGTTGCAATTTACTTTTACATTGTAGGTTCCGTCTTTTCCGGTAACAATTTCCTGAATGACTTGATTATTTTCGTCTAATAGTGTTACTTTCGCCCCTTCTATGGCTTCATTCGTTTTGCTATCTAAAATGGTTCCAGTAAGTGTTCTTTCACAAATCAGTTTTTTTGTTTCTGTAAATTTGTAGATATCATCATTTCCGATACCACCTTTTTTGTTTGAAGAGAAATAACCTTTACGGGTACTGCTATTAATTATAAAAGCAAAATCATCAAATTTGGTATTGATTGGTTCTCCAATATTCTGCACCTGATCAAAAGTTGCATCTTCCAGGATTTTAGAAACAAATATATCAAGTCCGCCAAGTCCCGGTCGCCCATCAGTGGCAAAGTACAATTCATTATCTCCCGAAATAAAAGGAAATGTTTCTCTTCCTTCAGTATTAATTCCTGCTCCAAGATTTTCAGGTTTTCCAAATGTTCCATCGGCATTGATTGTAACACTAAATAAATCTGACTGCCCTAAAGTACCCGGCATATCTGAAGCGAAATATAACTTCTTTTCGTCTAAACTTAACGCAGGATGTGCAGTACTGTATGCATCACTGTTAAAAGGCAGTTCGATAATGTTATCCCATTTTCCATCTATCAAACTGGCTGTGTAGAGTTTTAACAATGTGATATTTTTATCATCTTTTCCACGTTTTCCATCCAAAAAGTTATTTCTGGTGAAGTACATTGTTTTACCATCTTTTGTAAATACAGGAGTCGATTCATTAAACTTCGAATTGATTTCTTTGTTTAAAAGAACAGGATTATGAACTTTTCCATCTGGTTTAATGGCCGCTATATATAAATTGGTAAATGACTTGTTTGTCCATTTGAATATTTTTCCTTCCGTTTTCCCAATTTTTCTAGCAGAACTAAACACTAAATTACTATTCAGGAATGCACTTCCAAAATCTGAACTTACTGAATTAACATTTACAATAGAAACTTCAAATCTTCCTGAATTTAATTTAATTTGTTCCAGATAATTTTTATTATTTTCAAATAAAACGCCCCTGCTGTCAGCAGCAGTTATTTTACTAAATTCATTCAGTATTTCATCTGCTTTTTCATAATTACCAATTGACTTAAGTGCTTGTGAATATCTATAATAATATTCCGCTTCCTGATTGGAATTAATTATAAAAAGTCTATCATACCATATTACTGCTTTTGGCAGTTCAGCATTAAAGTAATAGGCATTTCCAAGTCGCTGAAACATTGTTTCATCTTCATAACCTTTTATTGCAAGTTTTTCGTAAATCGCTATTGCATCTGCATAAGCAAAATCATTGTATTCTTTTTCTGCTTTTTGCAATAAAGCTTTTTGTCCAATTGCATTAAAAAAGAAAAGAGACAAAAATACGGTGCATACTATTTTTTTTAATTTCATAATTAGAAAAATCTTGGTGATGTAATTCGGCTATAATTATTCATAAACTCAAAACGCAGAAAGATTTCATGTGAACCTGAATTGTAATTATTCAGCTTGGTTGTTTCTCTATCATAAGCATAACCAATGTACATACTTTTACTAACCTGAAATCCTGCCATTGCGCTTAAAGCAGCACTCCATCTATATGAAACACCTGCTGTAAATTTATCATTAAACATAAAATTTGCAGAAACATCTAACTGAAGTGGAGAGCCTTCAACCATTTTAGCTAAAACAGCTGGTTTGAATTTAATCATTTCATAACGGTCTAAGTTAAAGACATAACCAGCAATGAAATAATAATTGATCAACTCTTTAAAAATAGCGGTGTCATTATCATCATAACGATTGGTCTGGATAAAATTAGGAACAGACAGACCTACGTAACCATTGTCTGAATGCCAATAAACTCCAGCCCCAACATTTGGCGAAAATTTGTTTCTGAAATCTGAAAACTGGGAATCTCCCTGATGTTCAGGCTCCAGTTTGTTTGGATCAAGATTAAAAATATTTCCAGATCCTTTTATACCAAATGCTAATTTAGCTGTCGCTGATGTCTGAATAGTATAAGAGAAATCTACCGAGATATTATTCTCGGTAGTAGGGCCAATTTTATCATTTATTAATGAGAATCCCAATCCTACATTATTATTTAATGGTGTGTTTAATGAGATTGTACTGGTTTCGGGAGCTCCGTCAAGTCCTACCCATTGTGTACGGTATAACCCAAAAATACTCATCACTTCTCTGGAACCAGCGTAGGCAGGATTTACATTGATGGTATTGTGCATATACTGTGTAAACTGTGCATCCTGCTGTGCAAAACCAGCAACAGAACAAAACAATAAAACTAAAGCTAATTTTTTCATTTATATATTTTTAAAATAATGGCTTAACCTATGGCTAAGCCATTTTTATTAGTATGAAATATTATCTAGTAAGATATAAGTATCCTGATTCCTGTTGAGGCTTCGATTGCTTAGTATATCTCAGTATGTAATAATATGTTCCTTCTGGTAATCCGTTTGATTCTTTTACGGTTGTTCTTCCTTCTGAAAAACCTTTAAATACTACATCAGTATTATTGTAATGATCTCTTTCGAAAACTAAAACTCCCCAACGATTATAAATCTGAACGGTATTATCCGGATAACACTCGATACCTCGAATGTAAAATCTCTCATTTTTCTCATCTCCATTCAAAGAAATGGCATTGAAAACTTTGATGTTACAGCCATTTAGTTCTATAACAGTTGGATTACCGTCTTGGGTATTCTCAACATCAGATTTATCAGAAACACTGATTCCGCTTAGAGTAATCCCTGAAACAGTTGCCTGGTTACTTACCTCTCCTGAATTGATATCTGTCTGTGTCAAGGTATAAGTTCCAGTGAATGAAATGTCATTACTTTCTCCAACCGCCAAACTTATTGGTCCTCCGGTAATTATAACTCCTGGTAAAAGATCAGAAATCTGAATGTTTTGAAGAGGGACATTACCTGTGTTAGTTACCGTAAAAGTATACGTCAGAGTTTCTCCTGCTTCATTATTACCATTGTTATTATTGTCACTTGATGTTACTTTCATGACAAGTGCGATTGCCGGTACTTCAACAAAAATCTTAACTGTTGCACTACTGCAATTGTTGCCGTTGATTTTTTCACAAATTTGATAAGTCAAAGTATGGCTTCCGCTCGCTGTACCGGGAGCCACGTCAATAGTTCCATCAGCATTTAAGGTAATTCCTGATGGGAAATTTTCACCTTTTAAAATAACATTCGCAGGATTAACTGGAACACCATTTAAATTATCATTGTCTAAAACATTAATAATCTTTAATGAACCGTTTATTCCGTCTGCTCTTGCA of Flavobacterium marginilacus contains these proteins:
- a CDS encoding IS30 family transposase, producing MAHLTLEQRYKIEVYRNAGISISEIAELVDKNKSVISREIKRNSDQRSGVYKAVLADKKALNRHKVKIKKCTLTSEVEANILFYLKQDYSPEQIVGRAKIDKRAMVSKERIYQYIWENKRKGGLLYKHLRTKGKKYKKRGHLKDKRGLIIGRVDISERPKIVEKKSRLGDLEIDLVIGKNHKGALLTINDRASGILFMGKVESKEASAIQQKTIELLKDWKPIIKTITSDNGKEFANHRAIAEDLDIDYYFAKPYHSWERGANENLNGLIRQYFPKKSNFENIEEQQIKTVVNTLNNRPRKRFGYKTPNEIFAEKINKLNTVAFIC
- a CDS encoding OmpA family protein, which gives rise to MKLKKIVCTVFLSLFFFNAIGQKALLQKAEKEYNDFAYADAIAIYEKLAIKGYEDETMFQRLGNAYYFNAELPKAVIWYDRLFIINSNQEAEYYYRYSQALKSIGNYEKADEILNEFSKITAADSRGVLFENNKNYLEQIKLNSGRFEVSIVNVNSVSSDFGSAFLNSNLVFSSARKIGKTEGKIFKWTNKSFTNLYIAAIKPDGKVHNPVLLNKEINSKFNESTPVFTKDGKTMYFTRNNFLDGKRGKDDKNITLLKLYTASLIDGKWDNIIELPFNSDAYSTAHPALSLDEKKLYFASDMPGTLGQSDLFSVTINADGTFGKPENLGAGINTEGRETFPFISGDNELYFATDGRPGLGGLDIFVSKILEDATFDQVQNIGEPINTKFDDFAFIINSSTRKGYFSSNKKGGIGNDDIYKFTETKKLICERTLTGTILDSKTNEAIEGAKVTLLDENNQVIQEIVTGKDGTYNVKVNCNKKYSVKVERKGYPVKESQITISTNIENKLDFTLEKEKITTIEIPEIKGIKAGTDLAKILNISMIYFDLAKWNITDKAAIELEKILAVMQEYPQMKIEIRSHTDSRSSTKSNLVLSDKRAKSIMAWLVQKGITADRLKGKGFGESKLINKCKDGVKCSEEEHLKNRRSEFLILQN
- a CDS encoding PorP/SprF family type IX secretion system membrane protein yields the protein MKKLALVLLFCSVAGFAQQDAQFTQYMHNTINVNPAYAGSREVMSIFGLYRTQWVGLDGAPETSTISLNTPLNNNVGLGFSLINDKIGPTTENNISVDFSYTIQTSATAKLAFGIKGSGNIFNLDPNKLEPEHQGDSQFSDFRNKFSPNVGAGVYWHSDNGYVGLSVPNFIQTNRYDDNDTAIFKELINYYFIAGYVFNLDRYEMIKFKPAVLAKMVEGSPLQLDVSANFMFNDKFTAGVSYRWSAALSAMAGFQVSKSMYIGYAYDRETTKLNNYNSGSHEIFLRFEFMNNYSRITSPRFF
- a CDS encoding IS5 family transposase, with the protein product MLPKDFPKWQLVYYYYWKWSNLECFDLLLPKLREKVRFNRGQNTMPSLGIMDSQSVRWGNNRYLNSFDGNKKVKGIKRHIVVDKNGFLLAIMVTVANVHDSKAADLLMRTLHYFLCPIKVILADGGYRGEVIENIKNKFGYIIQVVMRSDDRKIGFKPIHKRWIVERTFSWFDNDRRLCRNYELLFETSENMVKISTIKLLLNKI